The Sulfurihydrogenibium subterraneum DSM 15120 genomic interval GACAAATACATAAACAGAAAATCTTTAACCAGAATCTTAGAAGAAAAATTATTAGACTTTTTAGGTTTCACTGATAAACCTTTGAGAGGTTTAGATATAAAAACTACAGTAATAATCTCTCTCCAAGATGGAATATTAGGTGGAGAAAAAACAATATCTTACGAAAGAAAAGTTGTTTGCCAAGAGTGTGAAGGAAGCTCTATAACCTCTTACAGCCAAATAGTAAAGTGTGATAAATGTGATGGAGAGGGTAGAATCCAAACAAAAATAGGTAAGATAATCTGTTTTAAGTGTTTAGGAAAAGGTTTTGTAGTAAAAAACCCATGTAAAACGTGTAAAGGATTTGGGTACATAAAGACAATAGACCAAGTAAGCTTTAAAGTACCTATAGGTGTTGAAACGGGAAATAAAATCAAGATAGAGGGAAAAGGACACTGTGGTTTAAATGGTGGTAAAAACGGAGACTTGATAATTAGATTTAAATTGGACACAGGCTTTTTTGAAAAGTCAGGTAAAGATTTAATTTTAAACTTAAAGTTAGATGAAGATATATCCAATTATGATTACATCCGTATAAAAAACCCTTTAAACGAGATACTTCAGATAAAAGTCCCCCCTAACTCTACAAAACACTCCGTTATAAAAGTAAAAGATGAAGGGTATATAAGTAAAACTGGAGAGAGAGGAGATATTTATATACGGCTTATTTAATCCCAACTGCTTGAACTACTAAAACTATCAGTCCAACTACTAAAGCTATCCCAGCTATTCCAACTACTTGAACTATCCCAATTATTCCAACTACTAAAGCTATCCCAGCTACTAAAGCTATCCCAACTGCTACTTGTATAACTATCATTGTGGAAAATATTACAGCCTAAAAAGCTATAAGCTGGGTCAGTGCAGATATCACTGCTACTGCTTAAAGAATCATCATCGTGAAAAATATTACAACTTAGGAAGTTGTATCTTGGGTCTGTGCAATAGTTGGTATCATCATTAGTGAAAATATTTTTAGAAAAATTAAAATTATCATTGTTGTTAATCAATCTGTTATATATCTCTTCTGATTGAGTTGAATCAGAGAGATTTCCCTTTAAAGATGAATAAGCAAAAATTATTATAGCTACAAAAGTGAACAAAATAAATACTAAAAATACAAATACAATTCCCATTGCTATATTCTCCTTTTATAGAGTTTTACTAATATAAAACTACTCCTAATTTAACTTTCTGACAAGATTTTTTGTGTGTTGAAAACCCGTTAAACATTCATTATATTATTGCTTATGGAAAAAGAAATAACATTAAGGTTAAAAACTTTATACGGAAAAGAAAAAGCAACGTTGGAAGAGTTGTTATCAAGCAGGTCTGGGATTAACTTGCTACCTTACGAAATAGCTGTTAATGGGTCTGTAGATTGGGAAGAGTTTAACATTCCAGAAGAAATATATAAAAAAGCTTGTATAATCTATAACAACTATTCTTACCTTATAAAGAGAGAAAAGCCTCTACCAAAAGTTAACGAAAAGCTACCAGATATAGAGGTAAGAAAAATTTTCGAGGTATTAAGAAGCATTGAATGACAAAGAAAAAATTTTAGAACTACTAAAGCAATTTGTAGTAGAAAAAAAAGAACCATTAGAACTCTTACTTGTTGGAGCTTTAGCATTACCTTTTTATGATGTTGAATTTCGGTTTACATACGACTTGGATGCAGAACTACAACAAGGTAATATAGAAGATCTTTACTTTTATTTAAAATCTAAAGGTTTTGAAAGTGATTTAAGTGAAAATGTGTCAGGTTGGAGTGTTATCTCTATGCCATCTGGTTATAGAGAAAGATGTCAAATAGTTTATCAAAATGGTTTACTTACAATCAAAATTTTAAGTCCAGAAGATTACATTATTATGAAGCTAAGAAGAGGAACAACACAAGATATAGAAGATGCTTTGGCAGTAGGTATTAGAAAAAAGGTAAAGAAACGAGATTTAGATGTACTTTATGAAAAGGTTTTAAAAGAATCTATCAAAGATACAGCTTTATTTAATTTTAAAAAGATCTACGCCTTATTCATAAACGAGCTTTTAAAAAGGCAGTAATTTGTATTTAAAGCGGGGTTTACTATAAACTTTCTACTTTCTCGTACTCAAAATAAACTATATTTCTCTTTTCCTTGCTAAACTCTATTCCAATTAAGTAAATCTCTCTACAGCTTCCTAAATACTTTTCATAATACCTTTTCTCTTTCATCTGACTTAAAGCCTTGTTTTCAGCTTCTTTCTCTACTACTTTAAACTCTATTATATACGCTCTATCTTGATAAAATACAGTTAAATCTATCTTTCCAATATTAGTCGTATCTTCTGCCTTTGTGTTTAATCCACTTCCTGTAAACATTGCATACACCACTGATGCGTAAAATCCTTCGTACCTGTCTAAATCGTTTTTTCTATACCAGTCATTTGGTATGCTTGCGAAGAAGCTGTATAATGTCTCCTTTAATTTGTCTAAATTGTTTTCTGCTATACTTCTGTAAATTTGAGACTCTGGTCTATAGCTTAGTCCAACTCTATCAATGTAGTTTAAAAATGCTTTGTTAAAACTCGTTCTTACCTCAAAATTAGGATAACTCAAAAGATAATACATCTCATCTCCAAGAGTGTAAGTATCTTTTATAGTCAAATATCCACTTTGGAATAAGATATTTTCAACCTTTACATTATCCACGTCAAGATTAGAAATAATTCCTTCATCAGCTTCCAAGTTTTCTAAGTTGGGTAGATAATACTTATTTTTGTAAAACAATTTAACTAAAAAGGTTGGAGTTCCAGTTTCAAACCAGAAAGGTCTAAATTCTTTCTTATCAAAAAATAGTAATATATCAAAAGGATTATAAACTTTATTTCCAAGCCAGTTATATCCGTTATACCAGTATTTTAGTTTTTCTAAGTCTATTCCTTCCAATCTGTCAGCAAAGACAGTTTCAAGGTCTGACTGAGTATATCCGCAAATAGTAGAAAATCTTGAATCTATAGTAATATCATTTAACTGATTTAAACCGCTAAATATAGACACTTTTGAAAATCTTGATACACCTGTTAAAAATACAAACTTTAAATAAGGCTCAGCTGTCTTCAAAACGCTGTAGAAGTCTTTTAAGACTTCTCTTATTTCAATTACTTTCTGCGTGTCCTCTATTCTGTCTAATATTGGTTTATCGTATTCATCTACTAATACTACAACTTGAGTTTTATACTCTTGGTAAAGTTTTAAAATCAACTTTCTAAATAAAAAGCCATAATCGTCTTCCTCTTCTATTTTAACGCTATAGATTGTAATGTGTTCTTTAAGTTGCTCTATAATCCATCTTTTTAATAAATTAACGTCGCTTACATTTCTACTGCCAAAATCAATGTGTATAATGGGATATTTTTTACTCCAATCCCAATTATTCTCCAAATACAGTCCTTCAAATAGCTGTTTATTACTTAAAAAAGCTTGTTTTAGAGTATCTACAAACAGAGATTTTCCAAATCTCCTTGGTCTGCTTAGGAAGAAGTACTTTCCGTTATCTACTAACTTTTTGACAAAAGGCGTTTTGTCTACGTAGTAGTAGTTATCTTCTCTAATACTTTTAAAGCTTTGTATTCCTATCGGTAGTTTTCTCATAAGATTTATTTTAACACATTTATTTGGTTTATTATGTCCATTTTTGTATTTTTTGCAATATAATGTTTATTATATTAAAAATTACATATTGAAATTTAATATGTATATATTATTTAGATGGAATTTAAAACAAAGACTAAATTTCTGATATTATAATAGTAAAATAATCATGATTTTGGAGGAGGTTATTATGAGTGTTGTTATAGTAAGACTTTACATAAAATCAAAAGAAAAAACAGGGGAGATACTAAACACTTTAAAAAAGTATAATGTTGATACAAAAAATCTATTTACTTCCTTAAGGGAAAAAGGTTTTTTTGAATTTAAATTAGATGAAAATTATTTTAAAGATATTGAAGAAACATTAAAAGATTATGTGGATATAGAGATTGTAGAGCACCTTCAAGAAAGTCCATACACTTTAGACAACGATTCAGTAAAGGAACCTACGGGATTATTAGCTCTACTGTTATTTGATGGATTTCTGGTTCTATCTATGATAAACATTATTACAAGGAAAATTGAACTTTATGATTTAATAACTTCAATACCTGTACTTAATAAAGTTACCATATTTATTGTCGTACTTATCAAAATCTTTATCAGCTTTATTCTTATCTCAGGAGTTGTAAAACTTTCTAAGTCAAGCATATTAGGCAGACTATTAAACGTTAAAATTGAAAATGGTCAGAAAAATTTTATTTTTTTAATGTTGCTTTTAATAATAGCTTACTTTTTATTAGAATCTTACATTTTTGCTTTTAAAATTTTTGGCTTGTTTTTGGTAATATTTATAATTATTGCGGTATACTCTGCTTATGAATATCTTGGAATTTCTTTAAAAAGAAAAGAAGGTTAAACATTAAGAAAACTGCATTTATAATAAAAATATAAGCAAGGTATTCGTATACAGAATTAAATTTTATAAACGCAAAACCTAGATAATAAAATACTAAATGTACATACACGCTAAAAAAAGCTTTTTCCAATGAGATGTTTACATAGTAAATAACTAAATTCAATAAAAGAGGCAGTACAGAAAAGATATAAAACGGTAGTATCTCATAAGCTTGTAAATATTTTTCGCCAAAAAGTAATAAAAATACCTTTTCTCCGATAAAATATAGGATAATTTCTGTGATTCCAAAGCTAAAAATCATAAATATAAAAAAGTATAGAATATATTTAACTGCTTTTTCCTTTTTTTCTGAAATTTTTACAAATATAACAGAAAATAAAGTTAGAATAAACCATATATACGCTTTTCCTAAAATAGATGCTGAAGCGAAATATCCTGCTATTAAAGGCTCAAAAATTCTTTTTATAAAAATATCATCAGCATAAACAAAAAATCCCGATGGACTTACCAATAAAAAAGATTTTATCATCTTTTTAAAAGAGAGTTTCTTTATACTACCAAAAATATTTTTATTTAAGTATACAAGGATAATTAAACTAAAAAGCATAGAAAAAACACTAGAAGATAAGGCTCCCTCTATTCCAAACCCTAAATTAACAAAAATTATTGCGAATAAAAGTCTTAAAGTAAGTTCTAATCCGTTTAAAAAAGAATATATATCAAATCTATTTTCAGCTTGTAAATAACCCTTTTCTACATTTTCTAAAAAAATCAAAAGAGAAACCAAGGCAATAATAATAATTGAAAATGTATTGCTAATATGTAAAAAATCTTTTAAATATGGAGATAATATAGAAAGTATGCTGAAAAATAAAAGTCCTGTTATAAAAGCTACTATCCTTAAAAATCTAAGAACTTCTAGTTTTTCTTCTTTATTTTCGAGAATATTTTTTATTGCAATTGTTGGATAAACACTAGAAATAAAACCCACAGTTAACATAAAGGAATATAAGACCATAAATTCTCCATAGCCTTCTGGACCAAGCCTCCTGCTTATTATAAAGTGAAATATATATCCAATACCATTAATATAAAAAAACATTAATGACAAATAAAGAAAATGTTTAATCATTTATTTACAATCTCTAGTAAAAATTTTTCATATTCAATAGCAAGTTTATCCCACGTAAATTTTTTTGCATATTCTATTGCTTTTTTTCCCATCTGTAAAATCATATCTTCATTTTTCCACAAAGTTATTATCTTATCTTTTAAATCTTCGGGATTTTCGCTTTTAAAACTTAATCCAAAACCATTTTCCACAACATAAGACAATTCTGGAATATCACTAACAATAAGAGGTTTTCCCATATTAGCAGCCTCCAAAGCAACAATACCCTGACCTTCGTATCTTGAAGGCATTACTATGAATTTTGAGTTTTTTATAAAATTAACCTTTTCTTGATCATTTAAAAATCCCAGGATTTCAATCTTGTTATTTAATTCTTGTACATTTATTAAATTTTTAAGTTTTGACTCATCTTTTCCTTTACCTGCTATTTTGAGAGGAAATTCTATATTTTGAAAAGCTTTTAGCAATACATCTAAACCTTTGTTAAATATATCTATTCTTCCAATGAAACCTATATAGCTTCCCAGCCTTACATATTCTTCCAATAACTTTTCATTGATCCCATTAGGAATAACCTTCCCTTCTACGTTAAACTTGCGAATTGAAGTTTCGGAAACGCACATAATACTTTTATAGATACGAGGGTAAAAATTTTCTATTAAATAAAAAGGTAATCCAAACAAGCCATATCTTTTTAGAATTTGCTTACCTTCTTTGTGATGTAATTGTAATACCGTTTTCTTGATAAATAAAAAAGAGAAAATTGGATTCCATGGTGCAAAATCTTCAATTACTATATCGTATTCTTTAGCGTGATTCTTTAAATATTTTATAGATTCAAATGCATAAGAAAAAACACTTAATTTATAACTTTTATCAGTTCCTAAAAATTTAAACTTTAAATCCCCTTCCGAATAATCTTTAGCACTTGGATATTTACCTGATATTACGGTTATATCATGACCTTTTTCTGCTAATCTTTTGTTAAGTTCATAACATCTTACAGCTCCACCACCACCAACCCAGGGATTGTTTATATGGTCGTATATAAGATGAAGGATTTTCATCTTTATTTCTTCATATTTGTCTAATAAACCTTAAAGACTCTGTCTGATACCAGTATACCACTTTGTCTTTAGTCCTAGCACTCACCTATCATACCTCTTTTATAAGCCCCTGATTATACTTCTCCACTTCCAGCTCATTAGAATATTATATACTTATAGGGCATATTAGACAAATTATTTTTTTCTAAACATTACTACTTTTAGAATTATAGAAGTAATAATTTCTGCGAAATAAAAAAGGGAAACAACAAAATAAAAATAAGGGTTCTTTATGTTTAAAATGCCAAACAAAGTAAATAAAATCAATCCAAAATCTGATTGTAGAGGAACCAGTATATATCTATTGGAGGAAAACGAATGAGACAAGGCTTTTTTATTCATTTCCCTTGTCAAATAACCTAAAAAAGCATCTAAAATTGAAGTGTACGGAAAGAGAACAGCAAGTGTAAAGGAAATTATACTTTTTGTTTCTTCATACAAACTCCAGGAAATAGATATAGAAATAAAAAACACTCCTAATACATCAAATGCCACATCCAAGAATTCTCCATATTTTGATGATATTTTTTTAAGTCTAGCAACTGTTCCATCAACTCCATCTAATATATAAAATAATAGGTATAAAATACCTCCTATGATAAAATTGTTCATATAAAACATCAAAGCAGAAGATATAACTATAAAAAAGTTTATAAAAGTAATTGTATTAGGTGTTAATGAAGTATAGTTTGCAAGCCACAAAGCAATATTTGTATAGACTTTTTCGAAAAAAGTTATTGCTATCCAGGATTCTTTGTCTTTTAACGCTTTTTTTAAATCTTCTTTTGTGTATTTGGTCCTCATCTTTATTTCCTCTTCAAATAAACAGAAAATCTAAACAGGCTATTTGGGTAGTTTATGTCATGTAAGTCAAATATTTCAATATGGTACTTGCTTTTGAAAAAATTCAGGAAAAACCTCCTGTCATAATATAAATGATGTAAGTTCTTATATAGTTCATTATATTTTTCTTCCCCAATTAAGCTTTTACGAAATGTTTCGTGTGCTACCTTTTTATTTATATCAGGAATATCGGATATTATTATCTCCCCGTTATATTTTAAAATTCTGTCAAATTCATTTAAAACTTTAATTGCATATTGAATATTTTCAAAATATAAAAATACACTATAGCAAAAAATTTTATCTACAGAATAATTTTGTAAAGGTATATAAGCAAGCTCCGAATTTAAAAGAGTTAAACTGTTGCTGTAATAAGGATTGTGTTTGAAAGCTTCTAAAAGAGATAAAGAGTAATCTATACCAATATAATTTTTAAATTTAATTTTTTGATGTTTTAAAAACCATAAAAAAGCACCGGCTCCACAACCCGCATCTAAAATTATATCTTCAGGTTTAAAATGGAAATATTTTGTAACATCTTTGATCCTTTTTATAAAGATTTTAGCAAAATCTCCAGCAAATCTAGTGTCATAGCCGTTAAGTTTTAATATATCTTCTAGTTCTAATATATCTTTTTCAGTTTTTTTACTATTCCATATTCTCTTCCATTCATTTTTCAAAGCTTTTTCCTCCCAGAAGCGTGAACACCCACACCTAAAAAAATTTTATCACATTTTATTAACTATTTCTGCAGGAGTTTTATATCCTAAAGTGCAGTCTTATAGGTATGCTGATATTTTCTCTTTACTCCATGTAGGATTTTCTTTCCTAATTTTTATTGCTTCTTCCTTGTATTTGTTTCTTACGGTTGGTTTTTTTGTGTTTATTTGGGTTTTAAGGTTTGTCGTAAAGACCTTCAAGTCCAACTTTTTCATATCTTTTTGGCTACTAATAGAATGTGTTTCTTGATATTCCGAAGTATCTATAGGTTTTTCAGATGTTTTTGGTTTTTGGGTAATGGTCTTTCCATTTAAACCTTGTTTTAGCTTCTCTTGTTAGTGGGACATCTTTTATTTTGTTTGATAGTTTTTTGTGGAAGAGTTTTGTTATATACATAAGAGCTCCTATAATACCTTTCATTTTACCTACCTCCTGTTTAGTAAATTTATTTTACAGGGGTAGGTGTTCACTGTCTATATGAACTTATATATGCAGTATTCTCCTTAGTTCTTCGTAAAAATAGTAATTTTCTTCTTTTTTTCGAACAGCTACTCGAAAATAACTGGAATTTTCTTTTTTATTTTTACTTGTTATTTTTGACGTAACATCCTTTATAAAAATATTTTTTTCTAGCATTTTTACTGCTATATCTGTAGCGTTTAAATTAGGGTGTTCTATTTTTAGAAGAAAAAAATTTGCAAAACTTGGAAATATTTTAATATTTTTTAAGTTTTTCAAATTTTCTATGAATTTTTCTCTTTCGCTTTGAATCTTTCTTAGAGAATATACATATAATTTTTTATATTTTGGAAATTCTTCGAGAAATTTTTCTGCAAAACTATTTATATTCCAAATGGGTAAATGATTTCTTATTTCTTCTAAAATTTTTTTATTTTTAGTTATTATTACACCTAATCTTAAACCTGGAATTCCCAGAGATTTTCCAAGACTTTTCAAAATTATTAAATTATTAAAATTTTTAAATCTCTTTATCATAGAATATTCCTGTGGAGCAAAGTCAATAAACGATTCGTCTACTATTACAAATTTTAAATAATTCATAGATAAAAGTTCTTCTATATATTCAGGGTGAATTATCTGACCTGTTGGATTGTTTGGATTTGATAAAATGAGAACATCTATACCTTTATCTTTTATAGCTCTTTTTAAATCATTAATATCTATGGTAAAGTTATCTTCTGGAAAGGTATATATTAGTTCTTTATTATTGAATATTAAATATTCATCAAAGTTAGGGTAAAGTATACCAACCTTTTCTTTATTTAATAAAAAAGAAAGTATTTTAATTATTTGCGAACTTCCATTTGTTGTTAATAAATAATCCTGCTCTACATTCAAAACAGAAGACATTTTTGCATCTACTATATTTTGAGTAGATGAATATCCTTGTATCAGATTAGGACTATACTCTTCAAGCTTATTTCTTAGTTTTATTGGTGGAAAATAGGGATTTGTTACAAAATTAAAATCCAAAATATCAAAATCCCATAATCCGCCGAACATTTCACTTAATTTTTTGTATTTTTCTCTAGGAGATGAAAATAATACTTCAGCTTTATAAATATCTGCTATAGTATCTATCTCAAACCATTTAATATCTTTAATAATATATGCTTTTAATTTAGAATAGTCCATTTGTGATAAAATTTTTAATATAACTTCATAATATTTTGATAAAGGTTGTGTTTTAATATAAAGATCTAACATAGGTAAAAATTTTTTTCTCCAAAAATCAATAGAAAATTTATATACATTTACCGTTTTATATAATTCTGCGTACTCATTATTATCCTTAAAATCGTATAATATAAAATCAATAACTTTACGATTAGTATCTATCTTTACTACTGTACCATCCATCCACTTTTCTTTCTTATCAACAACAACCAGATTTTTATCTCTACATGTGAGAATCTTGTTTATTAGTTGTGGTTCAAAAATTAAATCTGATTCGATTAAAATAAAATCTTTATATATTTCATTTCTTGCTAACCACAAGGAATAGATATTGTTTGTTTTATTGTATTTTTTATTTTCTACAAAAGTAATATTTTTGAATTTATTGAAATAATACTTTTCTACGAAAGAAATTATATTATTCTTCTTATATCCTACAACAATTATTACATCTTGAATATTATTTTGCACTAAACTATCCAAAATATAGCTTAATATGGGTTTTCCGTTAATATCTATCATGGCTTTAGGTCTATTCTTTGTATAAGGTAATAATCTGTAACCTATTCCAGCAGCTAAAATAACAGCTTGAAAATTACTCAATTATTACCCTCCAAATTTTAGTCTCCATACTATTATAGCTGCTTCTAAGGCTATTTTTCTACTCATTTTTGATGAGCCTCCATTTCTTTCATAAAAAATAATAGGAATTTCTGTTATCTTACAGCCTTTTTTATATAGTTTGTAAACCATCTCTATTTGAAATGCATAACCATTTGATTTAATTTTATTTAAATCTATTTTTTCTAAACATTCTTTTTTGTAGACTCTATATCCACTGGTAATATCCGAAAACTGTTTTAAACCTAAAATAGTTGTAGCATACCAGTTGCCAAATTTAGAAATAAGTAATCTTTTAAAATCCCATCCTACAACGCTAATAGTGTTATTTAT includes:
- a CDS encoding DnaJ C-terminal domain-containing protein encodes the protein MNFYKLLGVAFNATPEEIKKAYRKKVKLFHPDINPNGKEILKVLNTAYETLINPEKRQEYDKYINRKSLTRILEEKLLDFLGFTDKPLRGLDIKTTVIISLQDGILGGEKTISYERKVVCQECEGSSITSYSQIVKCDKCDGEGRIQTKIGKIICFKCLGKGFVVKNPCKTCKGFGYIKTIDQVSFKVPIGVETGNKIKIEGKGHCGLNGGKNGDLIIRFKLDTGFFEKSGKDLILNLKLDEDISNYDYIRIKNPLNEILQIKVPPNSTKHSVIKVKDEGYISKTGERGDIYIRLI
- a CDS encoding nucleotidyltransferase — translated: MNDKEKILELLKQFVVEKKEPLELLLVGALALPFYDVEFRFTYDLDAELQQGNIEDLYFYLKSKGFESDLSENVSGWSVISMPSGYRERCQIVYQNGLLTIKILSPEDYIIMKLRRGTTQDIEDALAVGIRKKVKKRDLDVLYEKVLKESIKDTALFNFKKIYALFINELLKRQ
- a CDS encoding ATP-binding protein, producing the protein MRKLPIGIQSFKSIREDNYYYVDKTPFVKKLVDNGKYFFLSRPRRFGKSLFVDTLKQAFLSNKQLFEGLYLENNWDWSKKYPIIHIDFGSRNVSDVNLLKRWIIEQLKEHITIYSVKIEEEDDYGFLFRKLILKLYQEYKTQVVVLVDEYDKPILDRIEDTQKVIEIREVLKDFYSVLKTAEPYLKFVFLTGVSRFSKVSIFSGLNQLNDITIDSRFSTICGYTQSDLETVFADRLEGIDLEKLKYWYNGYNWLGNKVYNPFDILLFFDKKEFRPFWFETGTPTFLVKLFYKNKYYLPNLENLEADEGIISNLDVDNVKVENILFQSGYLTIKDTYTLGDEMYYLLSYPNFEVRTSFNKAFLNYIDRVGLSYRPESQIYRSIAENNLDKLKETLYSFFASIPNDWYRKNDLDRYEGFYASVVYAMFTGSGLNTKAEDTTNIGKIDLTVFYQDRAYIIEFKVVEKEAENKALSQMKEKRYYEKYLGSCREIYLIGIEFSKEKRNIVYFEYEKVESL
- a CDS encoding lipopolysaccharide biosynthesis protein, producing the protein MIKHFLYLSLMFFYINGIGYIFHFIISRRLGPEGYGEFMVLYSFMLTVGFISSVYPTIAIKNILENKEEKLEVLRFLRIVAFITGLLFFSILSILSPYLKDFLHISNTFSIIIIALVSLLIFLENVEKGYLQAENRFDIYSFLNGLELTLRLLFAIIFVNLGFGIEGALSSSVFSMLFSLIILVYLNKNIFGSIKKLSFKKMIKSFLLVSPSGFFVYADDIFIKRIFEPLIAGYFASASILGKAYIWFILTLFSVIFVKISEKKEKAVKYILYFFIFMIFSFGITEIILYFIGEKVFLLLFGEKYLQAYEILPFYIFSVLPLLLNLVIYYVNISLEKAFFSVYVHLVFYYLGFAFIKFNSVYEYLAYIFIINAVFLMFNLLFFLKKFQDIHKQSIPQ
- a CDS encoding glycosyltransferase family 4 protein translates to MKILHLIYDHINNPWVGGGGAVRCYELNKRLAEKGHDITVISGKYPSAKDYSEGDLKFKFLGTDKSYKLSVFSYAFESIKYLKNHAKEYDIVIEDFAPWNPIFSFLFIKKTVLQLHHKEGKQILKRYGLFGLPFYLIENFYPRIYKSIMCVSETSIRKFNVEGKVIPNGINEKLLEEYVRLGSYIGFIGRIDIFNKGLDVLLKAFQNIEFPLKIAGKGKDESKLKNLINVQELNNKIEILGFLNDQEKVNFIKNSKFIVMPSRYEGQGIVALEAANMGKPLIVSDIPELSYVVENGFGLSFKSENPEDLKDKIITLWKNEDMILQMGKKAIEYAKKFTWDKLAIEYEKFLLEIVNK
- a CDS encoding CDP-alcohol phosphatidyltransferase family protein; its protein translation is MRTKYTKEDLKKALKDKESWIAITFFEKVYTNIALWLANYTSLTPNTITFINFFIVISSALMFYMNNFIIGGILYLLFYILDGVDGTVARLKKISSKYGEFLDVAFDVLGVFFISISISWSLYEETKSIISFTLAVLFPYTSILDAFLGYLTREMNKKALSHSFSSNRYILVPLQSDFGLILFTLFGILNIKNPYFYFVVSLFYFAEIITSIILKVVMFRKK
- a CDS encoding class I SAM-dependent methyltransferase: MKNEWKRIWNSKKTEKDILELEDILKLNGYDTRFAGDFAKIFIKRIKDVTKYFHFKPEDIILDAGCGAGAFLWFLKHQKIKFKNYIGIDYSLSLLEAFKHNPYYSNSLTLLNSELAYIPLQNYSVDKIFCYSVFLYFENIQYAIKVLNEFDRILKYNGEIIISDIPDINKKVAHETFRKSLIGEEKYNELYKNLHHLYYDRRFFLNFFKSKYHIEIFDLHDINYPNSLFRFSVYLKRK
- a CDS encoding aminotransferase class I/II-fold pyridoxal phosphate-dependent enzyme — encoded protein: MSNFQAVILAAGIGYRLLPYTKNRPKAMIDINGKPILSYILDSLVQNNIQDVIIVVGYKKNNIISFVEKYYFNKFKNITFVENKKYNKTNNIYSLWLARNEIYKDFILIESDLIFEPQLINKILTCRDKNLVVVDKKEKWMDGTVVKIDTNRKVIDFILYDFKDNNEYAELYKTVNVYKFSIDFWRKKFLPMLDLYIKTQPLSKYYEVILKILSQMDYSKLKAYIIKDIKWFEIDTIADIYKAEVLFSSPREKYKKLSEMFGGLWDFDILDFNFVTNPYFPPIKLRNKLEEYSPNLIQGYSSTQNIVDAKMSSVLNVEQDYLLTTNGSSQIIKILSFLLNKEKVGILYPNFDEYLIFNNKELIYTFPEDNFTIDINDLKRAIKDKGIDVLILSNPNNPTGQIIHPEYIEELLSMNYLKFVIVDESFIDFAPQEYSMIKRFKNFNNLIILKSLGKSLGIPGLRLGVIITKNKKILEEIRNHLPIWNINSFAEKFLEEFPKYKKLYVYSLRKIQSEREKFIENLKNLKNIKIFPSFANFFLLKIEHPNLNATDIAVKMLEKNIFIKDVTSKITSKNKKENSSYFRVAVRKKEENYYFYEELRRILHI